GGGATTGCATAACATCTGAGATAATGATATCAGAGGGATTAAGAAGCGCAACAGAATCTAAGCGAGTGGGCTTTGTGCTATATATCTTCTTTCCATCACCTAAAATCATTGACCAAAGACCATCTACGTCTGGATTCCATGTCCCTTCTATAATATTTTCTAAACCAGAACCGACTAATCTTCCATTATGGATTTTGAATATCTCTTCTGTTACTCTATTCAACCAGAGATGATCATGACTGGAGATTATCAATGTAGTTTCGTTCATGTTGCGAATCATAAAAATTGCTTCTTTGATTAAAGTTGCGCTAGATTGATCAATATTTGAAGTAGGTTCATCCAATAAGAGCACCTTTGGCCTAATAACAAGTCTTGATGACAGGGCAACACGCTGTGCCTCTCCACCTGAGAGTTCAAACCATCGCCTCTTGGCAAATATTTCAGGCGACAGACCTACCCATTCTAAGGCCTCATATACTCTCTCTCGAATGTCTACTCTCTGTTTAAGCATTCTCAGACCATATGCGACATTATCAAACACGGTTCTTTTGAGAAGATATGGATCTTGTGGCAACAGGGTAACATTATTCCTGAATGATGCCTTATTGCTATTTACCTTTATCCCTTCAAAATAGATATTGCCCTCAATCGGATCCTCAAGAAAGGCTAAAATCATCAATAGCGTGGTCTTACCGCTTCCATTCGCCCCAACAAATCCTATAGAAGAACCCTTATCAATCGTAAGTTTCGAGATATCCAATCTAAAGATATCATTATATCCATGCTTCAAGTCTTCTATTTTATAGAGAGATGTATTATGCATCATAGTATTATGATTTGTTCTTAAGAATAATCAGTGACCAATTAATAGAAAAAGCCAGGAGTAATAACACCATACCTAATGCTATACCCATGGCGAATTCCCCCTTTCCTGTCTCCATGGCTATTGCAGTTGTAATAGTCCTAGTATACCATTTAATATTGCCCCCGATCATCATTGAGATGCCAACTTCTGAAATTGCCCTCCCATATGCAGCTATCGCAGCGCCTAAAACGGCATATCGAGCTTCCAGTAAGCTGTCAATAGCAACCTGCCTAGCGTCAGCCCCAAGTGTTAGCAGTGTTATTCTCAGACGCCTGTCAAGGCTTTCAACTGCTGTGGCAGTAAGCGCGATTACAATAGGGATAACAAGTAAACATTGAGCTATTGCTATTCCAGGTAGGGTAAACAAAAGGTTATAATCCCCACATGGCCCACTCCGTGAGATAAAAGCATAAACCAATAAGCCGACAACAACGGTTGGGAGGGCAAGAAGAGTATCAACTAATACTCTCAACTGCCTTTTCCCAGGGAAATCAAGATAACCCAGAAAAAAACCAGCGGGGATCCCAATTAAAAGGCTGAAAGTGATTGAGAGCGATGACGCTTTTAGCGTTGCGAAGATAGCCGAAAAGGTCTCTTCATCAAAACCTATAAGCAACTGGAATGCTTGTATGATGCCGTCAATAAGATATCCCATATACTATTTTCTGGAGTTTGGTATAAAAAGCCTCTTATCCAATAATCTAAAATCTCCGATCAGTTTCTGTGCCATTGGCGAGGTAAGCCAGATTATAATTTTTTTTACTAATTCATACTTAACATCCGGGCATTTAGCTGGATTAACAGCTATAATGCTATACTGATTTATAAGAGCTTTTTGATCTTCAAGAAGAATTGTAAGCAACGGGTTACCCTTTTGATTAGACTCATATTTGATAAAGGTTGCCCTATCGGTAATTGTATAGGCTTTTCGTTCTAATGTAATATTTATTGTATTCATCATACCCTGACCGGTCTGTATATACCACTGTTCTTTATCTGGGATTCTCAATCCAGCATTTTCCCATAGCATAATCTCCTTCCTATTGGTTCCAGAATCATCTCCCCTGCTTACAAAGAGAGTTTTATTCTTCCACATTTGACTAAAGGCCTCTTTGATAGACTTGCCTTTTATGTTTGCAGGATCCTCCCTTGGGCCTACTATAATAAAATCGTTATACATAATCTCATTACGATCAATTCCATAACCATCTTCTATATATTTCATTTCTGCATTTGGGGCATGAACCATAAGTAGGTCCACATCGCAGTTCTTGCCAAGCTCCAGCGCTCTGCCAGTGCCAACAGCAATCCATTGCAAATCAATACTGGTATCGGACTTTATACGCGGTTTAAGATAGTCCAATAGTCCGGTGTTGTCAGTGCTGGTTGTTGTTGCCA
The Spirochaetota bacterium DNA segment above includes these coding regions:
- a CDS encoding substrate-binding domain-containing protein; its protein translation is MDKARGTLLMILPCLIICSLVIRCAKTEVHVLKMATTTSTDNTGLLDYLKPRIKSDTSIDLQWIAVGTGRALELGKNCDVDLLMVHAPNAEMKYIEDGYGIDRNEIMYNDFIIVGPREDPANIKGKSIKEAFSQMWKNKTLFVSRGDDSGTNRKEIMLWENAGLRIPDKEQWYIQTGQGMMNTINITLERKAYTITDRATFIKYESNQKGNPLLTILLEDQKALINQYSIIAVNPAKCPDVKYELVKKIIIWLTSPMAQKLIGDFRLLDKRLFIPNSRK
- a CDS encoding ATP-binding cassette domain-containing protein; this translates as MMHNTSLYKIEDLKHGYNDIFRLDISKLTIDKGSSIGFVGANGSGKTTLLMILAFLEDPIEGNIYFEGIKVNSNKASFRNNVTLLPQDPYLLKRTVFDNVAYGLRMLKQRVDIRERVYEALEWVGLSPEIFAKRRWFELSGGEAQRVALSSRLVIRPKVLLLDEPTSNIDQSSATLIKEAIFMIRNMNETTLIISSHDHLWLNRVTEEIFKIHNGRLVGSGLENIIEGTWNPDVDGLWSMILGDGKKIYSTKPTRLDSVALLNPSDIIISDVMQSRISAQNNLKGRITSMSAAKEFGKIEVNVETHGIQLVCNLTQHAVYDLKLLPGKDVWIIFKASSLNWQ
- a CDS encoding ABC transporter permease, which gives rise to MGYLIDGIIQAFQLLIGFDEETFSAIFATLKASSLSITFSLLIGIPAGFFLGYLDFPGKRQLRVLVDTLLALPTVVVGLLVYAFISRSGPCGDYNLLFTLPGIAIAQCLLVIPIVIALTATAVESLDRRLRITLLTLGADARQVAIDSLLEARYAVLGAAIAAYGRAISEVGISMMIGGNIKWYTRTITTAIAMETGKGEFAMGIALGMVLLLLAFSINWSLIILKNKS